A genomic window from Streptomyces sp. HUAS YS2 includes:
- the proB gene encoding glutamate 5-kinase encodes MTVARQYVTEARRIVVKVGSSSLTTAAGGLDADRVDALVDVLSKVRSGGEKEIVLVSSGAIAAGLAPLGLTRRPKDLARQQAAASVGQGLLVARYTASFARYGVRVGQVLLTTDDTSRRAHYRNAYRTLDQLLEMGAVPVVNENDTVATDEIRFGDNDRLAALVAHLVRADLLVLLSDVDGLYDGDPAKDGSSRIAEVTGPDDIAHVEIGAAGKAGVGTGGMVTKVEAARIAAAAGIPVVLTSASRAADALAGRDTGTYFRRTGRRSADRLLWLAHASTPQGSLTLDDGAVRAVVEGRKSLLPAGIAAVDGEFVAGDPVELRDSTGRAVARGLVNFDAKEIPQLLGRSTRELAKELGPAYEREVVHRDDLVVVRT; translated from the coding sequence GTGACAGTGGCCAGGCAGTACGTAACGGAAGCCCGCAGGATCGTCGTCAAGGTCGGCTCGTCCTCGCTGACCACCGCCGCGGGCGGCCTCGACGCGGACCGCGTCGACGCCCTCGTCGACGTCCTCTCCAAGGTCCGCAGCGGCGGCGAGAAGGAGATAGTCCTCGTCTCCTCCGGAGCCATCGCGGCCGGCCTCGCTCCGCTCGGACTGACCCGCCGCCCCAAGGACCTGGCCCGGCAGCAGGCCGCCGCCAGCGTCGGCCAGGGGCTGCTCGTCGCCCGCTACACCGCCTCCTTCGCCCGTTACGGCGTCCGCGTCGGCCAGGTGCTCCTCACCACCGACGACACCAGCCGCCGGGCCCACTACCGCAACGCCTACCGGACGCTGGACCAGCTCCTGGAGATGGGCGCCGTACCGGTCGTCAACGAGAACGACACCGTGGCCACCGACGAGATCCGGTTCGGCGACAACGACCGGCTCGCCGCCCTCGTCGCCCACCTCGTCCGCGCCGACCTGCTCGTCCTCCTCTCGGACGTCGACGGGCTCTACGACGGCGACCCGGCCAAGGACGGCAGCTCACGGATCGCCGAGGTCACCGGCCCGGACGACATCGCGCACGTCGAGATCGGCGCGGCCGGCAAGGCCGGCGTCGGCACCGGCGGCATGGTCACCAAGGTCGAGGCCGCCCGGATCGCCGCCGCCGCCGGCATCCCCGTCGTACTCACCTCCGCCAGCCGCGCCGCCGACGCGCTCGCCGGCCGCGACACCGGCACGTACTTCCGCCGCACCGGCCGCCGCTCCGCCGACCGGCTGCTCTGGCTCGCCCACGCCTCCACCCCGCAGGGCTCGCTCACCCTGGACGACGGGGCCGTGCGCGCCGTCGTCGAGGGCCGCAAGTCGCTGCTGCCGGCCGGGATCGCCGCGGTCGACGGCGAGTTCGTCGCCGGCGACCCCGTCGAGCTGCGCGACTCCACCGGCCGCGCCGTCGCCCGCGGCCTGGTCAACTTCGACGCCAAGGAGATCCCCCAGCTGCTCGGCCGCTCCACACGGGAGCTCGCCAAGGAGCTCGGACCGGCCTACGAGCGCGAAGTGGTACACCGGGACGATCTGGTCGTGGTCCGGACCTGA
- a CDS encoding glutamate-5-semialdehyde dehydrogenase, producing MTSLTPLDNLSPVARAGYRARAAAAEIAPLPRAVKDDALLAIADALEVRTAEIIEANAEDVARAREAGTSEAVIDRLTLTPERVRAIAADVRDVAALPDPVGEVVRGSTLPNGIDLRQVRVPLGVVGIIYEARPNVTVDAAALCLKSGNAVLLRGSSSAYSSNTALVKVVRDAVGGAGLPADAVQLVPGESRESVRELMRARGLVDVLIPRGGASLIKTVVEESTVPVIETGTGNCHVYVDAQADLDMAVDILINSKAHRVSVCNAAETLLVHQDIAEAFLPRALAALAEAGVTVHGDERVLARAEGTKATVVPATPEDWETEYLSYDIAAAVVDSLDKAVEHIRLWSSGHTEAIVTTSQAAARRFTQLVDSTTVAVNASTRFTDGGQFGFGAEIGISTQKLHARGPMGLPELTSTKYIVTGDGHVR from the coding sequence ATGACCTCGCTCACGCCCCTCGACAACCTTTCCCCCGTCGCCCGGGCCGGTTACCGCGCCCGCGCCGCCGCCGCCGAAATCGCGCCACTTCCGCGCGCGGTCAAGGACGACGCCCTGCTGGCGATCGCGGACGCGCTCGAGGTACGGACCGCGGAGATCATCGAGGCCAACGCCGAGGACGTCGCCCGCGCCCGCGAGGCCGGCACCAGCGAGGCCGTCATCGACCGACTCACCCTCACCCCCGAGCGGGTCCGGGCCATCGCCGCCGACGTCCGCGACGTCGCCGCCCTGCCCGACCCCGTCGGCGAGGTCGTCCGCGGCTCGACGCTCCCCAACGGCATCGACCTGCGCCAGGTCCGCGTTCCGCTCGGTGTCGTCGGCATCATCTACGAGGCCCGGCCCAACGTGACCGTCGACGCCGCCGCGCTCTGCCTGAAGTCCGGCAACGCCGTCCTGCTGCGCGGTTCGTCCTCCGCGTACTCCTCCAACACCGCCCTGGTGAAGGTGGTGCGCGACGCCGTCGGCGGCGCCGGGCTGCCCGCCGACGCCGTCCAGCTCGTCCCCGGCGAGTCCCGCGAATCGGTGCGCGAGCTGATGCGCGCCCGCGGCCTCGTCGACGTCCTCATCCCGCGCGGCGGCGCCTCGCTGATCAAGACGGTCGTCGAGGAGTCCACCGTCCCCGTCATCGAGACCGGCACCGGCAACTGCCACGTCTACGTGGACGCCCAGGCCGACCTCGACATGGCCGTCGACATCCTGATCAACTCCAAGGCCCACCGGGTCAGCGTCTGCAACGCCGCCGAGACCCTCCTCGTGCACCAGGACATCGCCGAGGCCTTCCTGCCGCGCGCGCTCGCGGCCCTCGCCGAGGCCGGCGTGACCGTCCACGGCGACGAGCGGGTCCTCGCCCGTGCCGAGGGCACCAAGGCCACGGTCGTCCCCGCCACCCCGGAGGACTGGGAGACCGAGTACCTCTCGTACGACATCGCCGCCGCGGTCGTCGACTCGCTCGACAAGGCGGTGGAGCACATCCGCCTGTGGTCCTCCGGCCACACCGAGGCGATCGTCACCACCTCCCAGGCCGCAGCCCGCCGCTTCACCCAGCTGGTCGACTCCACCACGGTCGCCGTGAACGCCTCCACCCGGTTCACCGACGGTGGTCAGTTCGGCTTCGGCGCCGAGATCGGGATCTCCACGCAGAAGCTGCACGCCCGGGGCCCGATGGGCCTTCCGGAGCTGACCTCCACGAAGTACATCGTCACCGGCGATGGTCACGTACGGTGA
- a CDS encoding M48 family metallopeptidase, with translation MTDDTDSTQGKVPSRQRRRFPDISSRAYEHPADRSALVALRKLSGFDTVFKTLSGLLPERSLRLLFLSDSVRVSDAQFTHLNDMLRDACYILDLEKIPPMYVTQDPKPNAMCIGLDEPIIVVTTGLVELLDEEEMRAVVGHEVGHALSGHAVYRTILLFLTTLAVKIAWIPLGNMAIMAIVTALREWFRKSELSADRAGLLVGQDLQASMRGLMKIAGGNHLHEMNVDAFLAQAEEYEAGGDLRDSVLKILNVLPRTHPFTTVRAAELKKWAETRDYQRIMDGHYPKRSEDKDTSVTDSFRESAGHYAESVRTSKDPLMKLVGDIAGGAGDLAGDLSGRLRSRFGGKDGSTGNGTGAGTEDTGKAES, from the coding sequence ATGACCGACGACACGGACAGCACGCAGGGGAAGGTTCCGAGCAGGCAGCGCAGGCGCTTCCCGGACATCTCCTCGCGGGCGTACGAACACCCCGCGGACCGGTCGGCTCTGGTCGCGCTCCGCAAGCTCAGCGGCTTCGACACGGTCTTCAAGACGCTCAGCGGGCTGCTGCCCGAGCGCAGCCTGCGGCTCCTCTTCCTCTCGGACTCCGTGCGGGTGAGTGACGCGCAGTTCACGCACCTCAACGACATGCTGCGGGACGCCTGTTACATCCTGGACCTGGAGAAGATCCCCCCGATGTACGTCACGCAGGACCCGAAGCCCAACGCGATGTGCATCGGGCTCGACGAGCCGATCATCGTCGTGACCACCGGCCTGGTGGAACTGCTCGACGAGGAGGAGATGCGGGCCGTCGTGGGCCACGAGGTGGGTCACGCCCTCTCCGGCCACGCGGTGTACCGCACGATCCTGCTCTTCCTGACGACCCTGGCGGTGAAGATCGCCTGGATCCCACTGGGCAACATGGCGATCATGGCCATCGTCACCGCGCTGCGGGAGTGGTTCCGCAAGTCGGAGCTCTCCGCGGACCGGGCGGGGCTCCTGGTGGGCCAGGACCTCCAGGCGTCGATGCGGGGTCTGATGAAGATCGCCGGCGGCAACCACCTGCACGAGATGAACGTGGACGCGTTCCTGGCGCAGGCAGAGGAGTACGAGGCCGGGGGCGACCTGCGGGACTCCGTGCTGAAGATCCTGAACGTCCTGCCGCGCACGCACCCCTTCACCACGGTGCGGGCGGCGGAGCTGAAGAAGTGGGCGGAGACCCGCGACTACCAGCGGATCATGGACGGCCACTACCCGAAGCGCTCGGAGGACAAGGACACCTCGGTGACCGACTCGTTCCGCGAGTCGGCCGGGCACTACGCCGAGTCGGTGCGGACGAGCAAGGATCCGCTGATGAAGCTGGTCGGCGACATAGCGGGCGGCGCGGGCGACCTCGCGGGCGACCTGAGCGGCAGGCTCCGCAGCCGGTTCGGTGGCAAGGACGGCAGCACCGGCAACGGCACCGGCGCCGGCACCGAGGACACCGGCAAGGCGGAGAGCTAG
- the nadD gene encoding nicotinate-nucleotide adenylyltransferase — MGEQEVPTGRGKRRLGVMGGTFDPIHHGHLVAASEVAALFHLDEVVFVPTGEPWQKSHKAVSAPEDRYLMTVIATASNPQFSVSRIDIDRGGPTYTIDTLRDLSALNADADLFFITGADALSQILTWRDAEELFGLAHFIGVTRPGHDLTDDGLPKGGVSLVEVPALAISSTDCRGRVAQGDPVWYLVPDGVVRYIDKRQLYRGE, encoded by the coding sequence ATGGGAGAGCAGGAAGTGCCTACTGGCCGCGGCAAGCGCCGCCTCGGTGTGATGGGCGGGACGTTCGACCCGATCCACCACGGACACCTGGTGGCCGCCAGTGAGGTGGCCGCCCTGTTCCACCTCGACGAGGTGGTGTTCGTGCCGACCGGGGAGCCGTGGCAGAAGAGCCACAAGGCGGTGTCGGCGCCCGAGGACCGCTATCTGATGACGGTCATCGCGACGGCGTCGAACCCGCAGTTCTCGGTCAGCCGCATCGACATCGACCGCGGCGGACCGACGTACACGATCGACACGCTGCGGGATCTGAGCGCGCTCAACGCCGACGCGGACCTGTTCTTCATCACCGGCGCCGACGCGCTCTCCCAGATCCTCACCTGGCGCGACGCCGAGGAGCTCTTCGGGCTCGCCCACTTCATCGGCGTCACCCGGCCGGGCCACGACCTGACCGACGACGGCCTGCCGAAGGGCGGGGTCTCGCTCGTCGAGGTGCCCGCCCTCGCGATCTCCTCCACGGATTGCCGGGGGAGAGTCGCGCAGGGGGATCCGGTCTGGTACCTGGTGCCGGACGGTGTGGTGCGCTACATCGACAAGCGCCAGTTGTACCGCGGCGAGTGA
- a CDS encoding LCP family protein: protein MNDQQSPYDPYYPQPQIIGYDAYGQPVYQQTHQPPQSQQAQGYDYDPYAQQQPQQPQGYGYDPYAQQQQQQPAPPQQAPYDPYGQQAPQAPPQGRQQPYDPYGHQQPQAQQQPYRPAPPAAPVAAPAGVPGQRRGAPEGPGGEDRDYRTEQFSFIEEPDEDSEDVIDWLKFTESRSERREEARRRGRNRIVALVVVLALVAIGGVGYLWSAGKLPGLGESGERPQNTATGPQQRDVIVVHLHNTQKGGTSTALLVDNTTTKQGTTVLLPNALTVADDEGSATTLGKSVEDDGSTGTREAIGNLLGTKITGTWRLDTPFLERLVELVGNIDITTDADVPGEKKGEAPLVKRGENQTLNGRAAVAYATYRGAGEAEAKQLQRFGQVMYGVLRKMSGDPKAATMTVETLAQILDPSLPEKDLGASLAKLAEHAKGGDYKTALLPVGQDGALSESASGGVVKDILGGKVSAPEQGAAVRVAIRNGSGNPDATEAARIVLINGGYAFLGGAKADRESKSQVVYKDELHKAAAAEVAKTLGLPAGSVKKGTTAGSADVTVVLGSDYKVKGGS from the coding sequence GTGAACGATCAGCAGAGTCCGTACGACCCGTACTACCCGCAGCCGCAGATCATCGGTTACGACGCGTACGGGCAGCCGGTGTACCAGCAGACGCACCAGCCACCGCAGTCGCAGCAGGCCCAGGGGTACGACTACGACCCGTACGCCCAGCAGCAGCCCCAGCAGCCGCAGGGGTACGGCTACGACCCCTACGCGCAGCAGCAACAGCAGCAGCCCGCGCCGCCGCAGCAGGCGCCGTACGACCCCTACGGTCAGCAGGCCCCGCAGGCCCCTCCGCAGGGCAGGCAGCAGCCCTACGACCCGTACGGTCACCAGCAGCCACAGGCGCAGCAGCAGCCTTACCGGCCCGCGCCGCCCGCGGCCCCGGTGGCCGCGCCCGCCGGCGTCCCGGGCCAGCGCCGCGGCGCCCCGGAGGGTCCCGGCGGCGAGGACCGCGACTACCGCACCGAGCAGTTCTCGTTCATCGAGGAGCCGGACGAGGACTCCGAGGACGTCATCGACTGGCTCAAGTTCACCGAGAGCCGGTCGGAGCGGCGCGAGGAGGCCCGGCGCCGCGGCCGCAACCGGATCGTCGCGCTGGTCGTCGTCCTCGCCCTCGTCGCCATCGGCGGCGTCGGCTACCTGTGGTCGGCCGGCAAGCTCCCGGGCCTCGGCGAGTCGGGGGAACGCCCGCAGAACACCGCGACGGGCCCGCAGCAGCGGGACGTGATCGTCGTCCATCTGCACAACACCCAGAAGGGCGGCACGTCCACCGCGCTGCTCGTCGACAACACCACCACCAAACAGGGCACCACCGTCCTGCTGCCGAACGCGCTCACCGTCGCCGACGACGAGGGCTCCGCGACCACGCTCGGCAAGTCCGTCGAGGACGACGGCTCCACCGGCACCCGCGAGGCCATCGGCAACCTACTCGGCACCAAGATCACCGGCACCTGGCGGCTCGACACCCCCTTCCTGGAGAGGCTCGTCGAGCTGGTCGGCAACATCGACATCACCACCGACGCGGACGTCCCCGGTGAGAAGAAGGGCGAGGCGCCGCTGGTCAAGCGCGGCGAGAACCAGACCCTGAACGGCCGGGCCGCCGTCGCCTACGCCACGTACCGCGGCGCCGGCGAGGCCGAGGCCAAGCAGCTCCAGCGCTTCGGCCAGGTCATGTACGGAGTGCTGCGCAAGATGTCGGGCGACCCGAAGGCCGCCACGATGACCGTCGAGACGCTGGCGCAGATCCTCGACCCGTCTCTGCCGGAGAAGGACCTCGGGGCCTCGCTCGCCAAGCTCGCCGAGCACGCCAAGGGCGGCGACTACAAGACGGCGCTGCTGCCGGTCGGCCAGGACGGCGCGCTCAGCGAGTCCGCGAGCGGCGGCGTGGTCAAGGACATCCTCGGCGGCAAGGTCAGCGCCCCCGAGCAGGGCGCGGCGGTCCGTGTCGCGATCCGCAACGGCAGCGGCAACCCGGACGCCACCGAGGCCGCCCGGATCGTGCTGATCAACGGCGGCTACGCGTTCCTCGGCGGCGCCAAGGCCGACCGTGAGTCGAAGTCGCAGGTCGTCTACAAGGACGAGCTCCACAAGGCCGCCGCCGCGGAGGTCGCCAAGACCCTGGGGCTGCCGGCCGGCTCGGTGAAGAAGGGCACGACCGCCGGAAGCGCCGACGTCACCGTCGTCCTGGGCAGCGACTACAAGGTCAAGGGCGGATCCTGA
- the rsfS gene encoding ribosome silencing factor, giving the protein MTATDRSIELVSAAAQAAADRLAHDIIAYDVSDVLSITDAFLLASAPNDRQVKSIVDEIEERLNKDLGAKPVRREGDRDARWILLDYVDIVVHVQHSEERVFYALERLWKDCPELPLPEDALKTRGKAAEHAALTGADETDGELS; this is encoded by the coding sequence GTGACCGCCACGGACCGCTCCATCGAGCTCGTCAGCGCCGCCGCCCAGGCGGCGGCCGACCGCCTCGCGCACGACATCATCGCGTACGACGTCAGCGATGTGCTGTCGATCACCGACGCCTTCCTGCTCGCCTCCGCACCCAACGACCGCCAGGTCAAGTCGATCGTCGACGAGATCGAGGAGCGCCTCAACAAGGACCTCGGCGCCAAGCCGGTCCGCCGGGAGGGCGACCGCGACGCCCGCTGGATCCTCCTGGACTACGTCGACATCGTCGTCCACGTCCAGCACAGCGAGGAGCGGGTCTTCTACGCCCTGGAGCGGCTCTGGAAGGACTGCCCCGAGCTGCCCCTGCCCGAGGACGCCCTCAAGACCCGCGGCAAGGCCGCCGAGCACGCCGCGCTGACCGGCGCCGACGAGACGGACGGTGAGCTGAGCTGA
- a CDS encoding histidine phosphatase family protein, with protein sequence MSAAKPGTGRRIVLWRHGQTSWNLERRFQGSTDIELTETGVAQARRAARLLAALKPDAIVASDLKRAAATAAELAALTGHQVAHDSALRETYAGEWQGLTHDEIVARYGEQYAAWKRGEPVRRGGGELETEVADRAAPVVLEHAEKLPEDGTLVVVSHGGTIRTTIGRLLELEARHWESLGGLSNCCWSVLGEGARGWRLLEHNAGTLPEPVLGDDD encoded by the coding sequence CTGAGCGCCGCCAAGCCCGGCACCGGCCGCAGGATCGTCCTCTGGCGGCACGGCCAGACCTCCTGGAACCTGGAGCGCCGCTTCCAGGGCTCCACGGACATCGAGCTGACGGAGACCGGCGTCGCCCAGGCGCGCCGTGCCGCCCGGCTGCTCGCCGCCCTGAAGCCGGACGCGATCGTCGCATCCGACCTGAAGCGCGCGGCGGCCACGGCGGCCGAGCTGGCCGCGCTCACCGGCCATCAGGTCGCCCACGACTCCGCGCTCCGCGAGACCTACGCGGGGGAGTGGCAGGGCCTGACGCACGACGAGATCGTCGCGCGGTACGGCGAGCAGTACGCCGCCTGGAAGCGCGGCGAGCCCGTGCGCCGGGGCGGCGGCGAGCTGGAGACCGAGGTCGCCGACCGCGCCGCACCGGTGGTCCTGGAGCACGCCGAGAAGCTGCCCGAGGACGGCACGCTCGTCGTCGTCAGCCACGGCGGCACGATCCGCACCACGATCGGCCGGCTGCTCGAGCTGGAGGCCCGCCACTGGGAGAGCCTGGGCGGGCTGTCCAACTGCTGCTGGTCGGTGCTCGGCGAGGGCGCCCGCGGCTGGCGGCTCCTGGAGCACAACGCCGGCACGCTGCCCGAGCCGGTCCTCGGCGACGACGACTGA
- a CDS encoding helix-turn-helix transcriptional regulator yields the protein MAAPTQRRRPELAAFLRSRRARVTPQDVGMPPGLRRRTPGLRREEVAQLSGVGVTWYTWLEQGRPINASSQVLDAVARTLRLDPPEREHLYHLAEVAYAPDSEDGVQTVGPELQGILDALHPHPAVIYNGRYDILATNGAYRTLFMTPEHELFGVRNVLWTLFTVQEARCPLVNREQELPLMVAQFRGSYGRHVGEPAWETFVRRLSEASPEFARLWASGDVVPPGARVKTFRHDAVGELRMTSVSLSVNGMPECRIVAYTPNDDRSRRAMALLCPSEAESRAGSEAGTTAETTNPAP from the coding sequence ATGGCAGCACCGACACAACGCCGCAGGCCGGAGCTGGCGGCGTTCCTGCGCAGCCGCCGGGCCCGGGTGACACCGCAGGACGTGGGGATGCCGCCCGGCTTACGCCGGCGGACGCCCGGGCTGCGCCGCGAGGAGGTCGCCCAGCTCTCCGGCGTCGGCGTCACCTGGTACACGTGGCTGGAGCAGGGCCGGCCGATCAACGCCTCGTCGCAGGTGCTCGACGCGGTGGCGCGCACCCTGCGTCTCGACCCGCCGGAGCGGGAGCACCTCTACCACCTGGCCGAGGTGGCGTACGCGCCCGACAGCGAGGACGGGGTCCAGACGGTCGGTCCGGAGCTCCAGGGCATCCTCGACGCCCTGCACCCGCACCCCGCGGTGATCTACAACGGCCGGTACGACATCCTCGCGACCAACGGCGCGTACCGGACGCTCTTCATGACGCCGGAGCACGAACTCTTCGGGGTGCGCAACGTCCTGTGGACGCTGTTCACGGTGCAGGAGGCGCGCTGCCCGCTGGTGAACCGGGAGCAGGAGCTCCCGCTGATGGTGGCCCAGTTCCGGGGCTCGTACGGGCGGCACGTGGGCGAGCCCGCCTGGGAGACGTTCGTGCGGCGACTGTCGGAGGCGAGCCCGGAGTTCGCCCGGCTGTGGGCGAGCGGCGACGTGGTGCCGCCCGGGGCCCGGGTGAAGACCTTCCGTCACGACGCCGTGGGCGAGCTGCGGATGACGTCGGTCTCGCTGAGCGTCAACGGGATGCCGGAGTGCCGGATCGTGGCGTACACGCCGAACGACGACCGCAGCCGGCGGGCGATGGCCCTGCTCTGCCCGAGCGAGGCGGAGAGCAGGGCGGGGAGCGAGGCGGGGACGACGGCGGAAACGACGAATCCCGCCCCCTGA